In a genomic window of Quercus lobata isolate SW786 chromosome 4, ValleyOak3.0 Primary Assembly, whole genome shotgun sequence:
- the LOC115984650 gene encoding GDSL esterase/lipase 2-like has translation MSLSFHFYILVLYLCIIIPTQCLGSICLPKEHVALFIFGDSILDAGNNNYINTTTDLKANFWPYGETFFKYSTGRPDDGRLIPDFIAEYANLPLIPPYLHPGYNRYIDGANFASAGSGALDETRPGLVIDLNTQLNYFKNMETLLRQKIGEKEAKEMLFKAVYLFSVGNNDYNILFSTNSSVLQSYSREEYVNMVIGNLAIVIKEIYKKGGRKHVFLNLPPLGCLPLVKAMTPEKANPCVEEVTSITKLHNEALPKALKKLESELKGLKYSIADFYTFLSERIDNPSKYGFKEGKIACCGTGPYNGIYSCGGKRADGPKYELCRNISDYVFFDAPHPSEKAYQQFAELIWSGSPNVIRPHSLKELFDH, from the exons ATGAGTTTAAGTTTCCATTTCTATATCTTGGTTTTGTATTTATGCATTATCATCCCAACCCAATGCCTTGGTAGCATCTGCCTGCCAAAGGAACATGTTGCCTTATTCATTTTCGGGGATTCAATACTTGATGCTGGAAACAACAATTATATCAATACCACTACTGATCTCAAGGCAAATTTCTGGCCTTATGGGGAGACATTCTTTAAGTATTCCACTGGGAGACCTGATGATGGCCGTCTAATTCCAGATTTCATTG CTGAGTATGCAAACTTGCCGCTAATTCCTCCATATCTACATCCTGGTTATAATCGGTACATTGATGGGGCTAACTTCGCATCAGCAGGATCTGGTGCTCTTGATGAAACTCGTCCAGGATTG GTGATAGACCTAAACACTCAACTTAATTATTTCAAGAACATGGAGACTCTGTTGAGGCAAAAAATAGGTGAAAAAGAAGCCAAAGAGATGTTGTTCAAAGCTGTTTACTTATTTAGCGTTGGAAACAACGATTATAATATCCTCTTTTCCACAAACTCCAGTGTGCTTCAATCCTACTCTCGAGAAGAATACGTAAATATGGTAATTGGTAACTTGGCAATTGTGATCAAG GAAATATATAAGAAAGGAGGAAGAAAACATGTGTTCTTAAATCTGCCCCCTTTGGGTTGTCTCCCGCTTGTGAAAGCAATGACACCAGAAAAAGCCAATCCATGCGTGGAGGAAGTAACGTCAATTACGAAACTACACAATGAAGCACTTCCTAAAGCCCTTAAGAAGCTAGAGAGTGAACTGAAAGGACTCAAATATTCAATAGCCGATTTCTACACTTTTCTTAGTGAAAGAATAGATAATCCTTCAAAATATG GTTTTAAAGAAGGGAAGATTGCATGTTGTGGAACTGGTCCATATAATGGAATTTATAGTTGCGGAGGAAAGAGAGCAGATGGTCCAAAGTACGAATTATGTAGGAACATTAGTGACTATGTGTTCTTTGATGCTCCTCATCCTTCCGAAAAAGCCTACCAGCAATTCGCAGAGCTGATTTGGAGTGGAAGTCCCAATGTCATACGACCTCATAGTCTCAAAGAGTTGTTTGATCACTGA